One window of Triticum dicoccoides isolate Atlit2015 ecotype Zavitan chromosome 5A, WEW_v2.0, whole genome shotgun sequence genomic DNA carries:
- the LOC119303260 gene encoding dof zinc finger protein DOF5.3-like, giving the protein MIQELLGGTAMEQQQLKCAGNAANHHGSLPMVLQPISSNPSPTSSSTSSRSSTQRSPSAASSPQGQGQAQQGPPGPEQAPLRCPRCNSSNTKFCYYNNYNLTQPRHFCKTCRRYWTKGGALRNVPIGGGCRKPRPMPAPVAKAQPSSCKSVLGMGVGAAPSLGLGMGVGGGMSWASAPQTATAQLMALLNSARAGYAGSNMHRLLGLDTMGQLQVLPGSANGGQGMSPSLWPQATHRPTMPPPPMHLDSHLGMGSLGLGQGQGHHNLLSGLELKPPSSSPSPSSLAASYYSDQLNAVVSNGGAGRPHPYDTPASSYPCSTAMCSLPPSASTVSAAQSSHTVGMDQQPPTMSLGTQEMQYWSGGPASMMAWPDLPTLNGAFP; this is encoded by the coding sequence ATGATCCAAGAACTCCTCGGAGGCACGGCCATGGAGCAGCAGCAGCTCAAGTGCGCCGGCAACGCCGCGAACCACCACGGCTCGCTCCCCATGGTGCTGCAGCCCATCTCCTCCAACCCGTCCCCCacgtcctcctccacctcctcgcgCTCCTCCACGCAGCGGTCGCCCTCGGCCGCGTCGTCGCCGCAGGGGCAGGGGCAGGCGCAGCAGGGGCCGCCGGGGCCGGAGCAGGCGCCGCTGCGTTGCCCCCGGTGCAACTCCTCCAACACCAAGTTCTGCTACTACAACAACTACAACCTCACCCAGCCGCGCCACTTCTGCAAGACGTGCCGCCGCTACTGGACCAAGGGCGGCGCGCTCCGCAACGTCCCCATCGGCGGCGGCTGCCGCAAGCCGCGCCCCATGCCGGCGCCCGtcgccaaggcgcagccctcctccTGCAAGTCCGTGCTCGGCATGGGCGTCGGCGCCGCGCCGTCCCTCGGCCTCGGCATGGGCGTGGGCGGCGGCATGTCCTGGGCCTCCGCGCCGCAGACCGCCACCGCGCAGCTCATGGCGCTGCTCAACAGCGCCAGGGCCGGCTACGCCGGCAGCAACATGCACCGGCTTCTCGGCCTTGACACCATGGGGCAGCTCCAGGTCCTGCCGGGGTCGGCCAACGGCGGGCAGGGCATGTCGCCGTCGCTGTGGCCGCAGGCGACGCACCGGCCGACCATGCCTCCGCCACCAATGCACCTCGACTCGCACCTCGGCATGGGCTCGCTGGGGCTGGGCCAGGGCCAGGGCCACCACAACCTGCTGTCAGGGCTGGAGCTCAAGCCGCCCTCATCTTCACCGTCACCATCTTCACTCGCGGCGAGCTACTACAGCGACCAGCTGAACGCGGTGGTGAGCAACGGCGGCGCGGGCCGCCCGCACCCGTATGACACCCCGGCGTCGTCCTACCCTTGCAGCACGGCGATGTGCTCGCTCCCGCCGTCCGCGTCGACCGTCTCGGCGGCGCAGAGCAGCCACACCGTGGGAATGGACCAGCAGCCACCCACCATGTCGCTGGGCACGCAGGAGATGCAGTACTGGAGCGGCGGGCCGGCGTCAATGATGGCATGGCCGGACTTGCCCACTCTCAACGGCGCCTTCCCATGA